The Wolbachia endosymbiont (group B) of Gerris lacustris genomic interval TGCGCAATAAAATCTACGATACAATTGTTCTGCTTGAGAGCGCTTTGTGTAAATTTATTACCTCTCTTTCCCCTTCCACGGTTAAACAACTCTGCAATGCTTCTTATTTGGTTCATTAATAATGAGAGTTGGTATAAGAAGAGGTAAAGCATTCTTCTGCCTCACACCGCTTTATATTTGCTCTACCTATGTTGCAACGATCTTGACTAGTATTGCTGGACGGTGGCACATTGGCAGAGGGTTTGACTGCGTATGCAAATCAGTCCCTCTATCAAATCTTCTTGGCTCTTGTTTTGCATATAGTGGCTGTCCAAGAGTATTTACTGTCTCATTAAAGTCTGCTGGTGCAAAATATGTTGTAAATGTGCTTGCTGTTCCTACTGGAAAACAGTGCCCCGTATCCCTTTCTATAAATCTTCTCACGGTTCCTTCAGGATCAGTTGCTTGTCCTCTATATTCCTCAAGCGTTATTCCACAGAACGTAAATCCTGACCTCATATCATTTCTTAGCGCTGCTCCTTCTTGCCATCTCTCATATGCTTCTTTCACTTTAGTATGAGAAGTAAGTGCATCAAAAACTCAGGGCTTACTAAAGCATGAATTCCTGTCATATATTCACCACTTAGATTATCTTCTATGTGCCTCAATACTTCCAGACACTTACGCTTGACATCTGTTGTTGCTGTTCCCAGTGCAAAATTTACTACTTTTGGTGTTATTTCAAATTCGTTGTACAAATTTAATAATTCTGACCCATCAGCATCTAAAATTATTCCTTTCAGCGCTCCCATACGCAAATGCTCCAACGTTATTGCATGTTTATTTCTCATTAGCTGCAAATGGTCAGTTATTACATCTGCCAGCGCTTTAAGTTCACTTTCTGATCCAAATGCTCTTATTCCCTGTACTTCTTCTGGTAACACTACATCATCATGTGGAATATGTGGAATCGTAAATGTTCTTACCTTTCTTTTTCCTCTTTTTCCTACTGTTGCTGGTGCTCCGGGTACTTGCGTTGGTAGTAAACTTAATACTCCATTTTGCTCTTCTATGGTAATATGTCTAAATCTTACTGACCTACTTGGAAATAAATTTAAATTTTCAACCCGTCCATAATTTATCGGCAATATATTCATCGCATTAGTTAGTGCCGTCATACTAAATGCTGTATTTGTAAATGGATTTTGCATTTTTTCTTTTCCCCCTTTGTGTTTTTTATTGTTTAATATAGCTTTAGACTGCTTTACGGATAATGATCCCTCGTGTTTCAAGTTGCTTTATTGCTGCATTTTTCTGCTCTTCAGTGATATTTGCTGGCCATACAACTGCATGATCTGCTAGCATTGCACCGCGAGCAATAATTACTCCTTTAGCATTTTCCTTTGCGTTTACATCACTTGAAATTACTCCTATTGCCGTTTGTGTGCCATCGGTTGCTGTTAGATTTAAGACCCTAATAAAACCATCTTCAGTCTTTTTAGCAACTACTGCACCAAGCTTGAGATTCTGTCCTTTGGCAACAGTTATTTGATCTCGTGAATATAAATTTGATGCTTCATATTTTAGAAGATCACCAAGGTTATTTTGTTCTGTTATACTACTCATTTTGCTTTTCTCCTTTTGTTATATATTTTAAATGCCTACGACTTTTCGCTACCTGCATCATCAACTCTTCTCCTGAATTCTGTGGTATTGTACTTATTATCTCTGTCTTCTTTGTTCTTTCTGCAAGTAATTCCATTAAAACCTCCCTTGCTTGCTCAACACTTACACCCTGCTCAATAAATTCTCCTATTTTCTCTGGCATCTTTGATATATTACATAAACATATACTACTTCTGATCGACTCTTAAATCCATTTCTTACTGCCATTTGCTGTGCTTGCTGATCTTTTAGCGGATCGACCCAATCAAATCCCTGTGGTATCCATTTTACTTCTTTTTTTGCTCCTTCTTTTCCCTTTGTCCATTCTTCACCTATGTCTAGTTCTCCAGAAAGTAGTGCTAATACCAACTCTCATTATTAATGAACCAAATAAGAAGCATTGCAGAGTTGTTTAACCGTGGAAGGGGAAAGAGAGGTAATAAATTTACACAAAGCGCTCTCAAGCAGAACAATTGTATCGTAGATTTTATTGCGCAAAATGTTCTGTTTTATATATAACCAAAACCTCTCAACAGGATTGAGGTCAGGTGAGTATGGTGGTAGGTATATAATTTCGATATTTTTAGGTATCTTTAAACTTTTTGACTTATGCCAACTAGCGCAATCCATCACGAGAAAAGCCTTTCGTATTCCTAAATATTGCGACATCTGTTCAAGGAATATATTTATACAAGCAGTGTTGACGTTTGGTGCAAATAAGCTAAAATTCTCTCCATTTCTGGGATTAACTGCACTATAGAGATAAAAATTTTCCCTACCTAATTTTACCTTAACCTGTGTCCTACTGCCTTTTTTAAACCACCCATGTCCAACTTTTGAATGTGTACCAAACCGTGATTCATCGAAGAAAAATAGCTCTTTTTCAGAATGCATGACAATAGTTTCATTGAGGTTTTTTTTTTAAACTCCTCTTGCTTATTTTTATCCTGTCCACTATGAACTGGTCTTGGTGTGATATATGAGAATTTCATTCTTTGCATATTACGATGTATTGTGGATTTGCTGATATTCAAACCAAATCTTTCTTGGATTCTTATTCTCATTTCTCTAATAGTAATATTGGGGTTTTCCTCTATCCACACCTCAATTTGTTCAAGTTGACTTTGGTTCAATATAGTTTTTCTACGGCATTGAGGTGGAGAAAATAATTTTTCTTCTCTTCCAAATTTTATGTGCTTTATCCATGTAGTAATTGCCTTTCTCGAAATGCAACATATTTTTGCTACAGCTGTTATACTGTGCTTTTTTGCTGCAATTACAGCATTTAGTTTTTTTGCAACATACGCATTATTTCTTACTTTCTTCAGCATCTCTTTTGCTGATTCCACCACTTTTTCATCCAATAATTTTGATCTTAATGCCATCTAAACCTCGCTGTTTTACTTACTCCAGTATGGCTTTTTTTCCATTATTGTCTATTCGTTGCTTGTATAGCGGGAATTGGTATCATTTGCCCACTCTGATACTTTAAGCTGGGGATCTGGCTTTAATCCTGAACAAAAACTGGCACTGTAGATCATTATGCTCCACTCAAACAACTGTTGTGTAAACTTTCTACTTCAACACTATCAATTTCTGATCTAACACTTTCTGTGCCTCTTTGCCCTTCTAATTCCATAAGCATCTTTTTCTGAAATTCCTTTTCTATATACCTTTTGCTCATCTCACTTATCATTATTGCTATAACAAGCGCAAATACCCCTGTTATTGTTGCAAAAATGATTGCACTGCTTATTGTTGTTGTTATCAACCCTATATATACTGCTACTGCTATTGCGCTGACTGTAGTATAGATGCAGATAATATTATTATGTTTTTTCATCCTTTTATCTGCTATTTCTCTCTGTGCTATATATTTATTATGAAGGGTTGGAAAATTAACAACGGTATCTCTGCAGAGTAACGCTCCATTTTTTTCATTAAATAAAACTTTAAGTAATTCTAAATTATTTGACTTGATTGCTAAGTGCAAAACAGGTGTATAGTTTGCTCCTTTTTTCAGCAATAACTTTACTACATGTAAATGCCCTTTTTCTGCAGCAAGGTAGATTGGAGAGTGACCTTTATTATTTAAAATATTAATATCGATTTCTTCTTTTAAAATTGTATCTACAAGTTCAATGTCTCCCGTTTGTATAGCTAAATGGAGTAGACTATTCTTTTCAGAACCATATTTATTACTCATCAAAGCCTTCTTTATCTCAGGCTTAGCGTAATCAAATGGTGTCTTGCCGCTATCGTCTTTTACCAGAGGGTCTATATCTTCTCGTGTTAGTAAAACCTCTATTGTTTTAAGTCTTTCAGCGTAATGTAGTGGTGTTTTATTTTCGTAGTCTTGCAAATTGACTTGAGCATTAGGCTCCTTTATTAAGCATTTGAGGATATCAAGACATAAGTCTCTTTCATCATAATTAGTATTACTTACAGCTATATGAACAGGTGACAATTTCATCGAGTTTTGTCCTACACGTGCGCTATTTACATCTGCTCCTAGCTCCAGTAATAACTTTACTATCTCCAACTTTTTGTTATTAACTGCATAGTGCATCGGTGTCTGATTTCGTGCATCAAAAACCTCGATTTCAGCATTTCCTTCTTCCACTAAAATTTTGACAATATTTTCATGTCCTATGCCTGCTGCTAGATGTAATGGAGTATGATGCAAAGCATTTCGTGCATTAACGTCAATACCTTTTCTGATCAAATATCTCACTGCATTAACTTCACCTATCATTGCAGCCAAATGAAGTAAGCTATCTTGTTCTGACCCGTATTTGTTATTAATTAGCGCTTGTAATATTTCTGCTTTTTTCCCTTCTTTAGCATAGTCAAGAGATGTTTTACCATCATTATCTTCTACGAAAGGATTAATGTTCTTCTTCGTGAGTAGCAGATCTACCATGCTTAATTCGTCAAATTCTATAGCGCAATGTAGTGGGGTTTTTCCATTTAATCCTCTAACATTAACATCTAATCCAGGTTGATTGATGAGGCACTTTATTAACTCCAAACTTAAGTTATCAGCCATTTTATATTCAAAATCTTTTTTATATTTGAAATTTAGTATTAGATAATTCTTGTAATGAGTTTGTAATCTCTTCAGTTAGTGCCATATGAATCTTTTCAGTGTCACTCAGTGATGCAAGTAGTGCTGAAACTCTATTTGGAATATTAAGCAAATTATTACGGATAACTCTTGCTACGTTAAATGCTTCAGTTTTTACCTCTTCAATTGACACAAATTTGCCTATTTCAGCTTTCACTTTAGCTTCCAAAAGTTTACCACGCTCCATTTCATTTTTTATTCGCGTTTTTAGCAACATCGTGGAAAGTTTTTCTCCGCGCTCTTTTCTTCTGAGTGGTTGACTTGGATCTCTTATTGCTGCTACCGCTTCATTTGCTCGTTCTCGGTCAATGAGCCCATCTTTGAGTTCAACAATTCCTTTCTTTACCAAAGAACAGACATATTGCCTCGAAAACCCTTTTTCCCTTGCCCACTCTGCTTGCGTAATTCTCACCTTTTTTTCTCCTTTTTTAGCACTGCTCAGCTATAATTTCGTAAGTAGTTAACATTTGAAATATGTCTAACGCTAAAGAAGGCC includes:
- a CDS encoding head decoration protein → MSSITEQNNLGDLLKYEASNLYSRDQITVAKGQNLKLGAVVAKKTEDGFIRVLNLTATDGTQTAIGVISSDVNAKENAKGVIIARGAMLADHAVVWPANITEEQKNAAIKQLETRGIIIRKAV
- a CDS encoding IS630 family transposase (programmed frameshift); this translates as MALRSKLLDEKVVESAKEMLKKVRNNAYVAKKLNAVIAAKKHSITAVAKICCISRKAITTWIKHIKFGREEKLFSPPQCRRKTILNQSQLEQIEVWIEENPNITIREMRIRIQERFGLNISKSTIHRNMQRMKFSYITPRPVHSGQDKNKQEEFKKNLNETIVMHSEKELFFFDESRFGTHSKVGHGWFKKGSRTQVKVKLGRENFYLYSAVNPRNGENFSLFAPNVNTACINIFLEQMSQYLGIRKAFLVMDCASWHKSKSLKIPKNIEIIYLPPYSPDLNPVERFWLYIKQNILRNKIYDTIVLLESALCKFITSLSPSTVKQLCNASYLVH
- a CDS encoding ankyrin repeat domain-containing protein, which encodes MADNLSLELIKCLINQPGLDVNVRGLNGKTPLHCAIEFDELSMVDLLLTKKNINPFVEDNDGKTSLDYAKEGKKAEILQALINNKYGSEQDSLLHLAAMIGEVNAVRYLIRKGIDVNARNALHHTPLHLAAGIGHENIVKILVEEGNAEIEVFDARNQTPMHYAVNNKKLEIVKLLLELGADVNSARVGQNSMKLSPVHIAVSNTNYDERDLCLDILKCLIKEPNAQVNLQDYENKTPLHYAERLKTIEVLLTREDIDPLVKDDSGKTPFDYAKPEIKKALMSNKYGSEKNSLLHLAIQTGDIELVDTILKEEIDINILNNKGHSPIYLAAEKGHLHVVKLLLKKGANYTPVLHLAIKSNNLELLKVLFNEKNGALLCRDTVVNFPTLHNKYIAQREIADKRMKKHNNIICIYTTVSAIAVAVYIGLITTTISSAIIFATITGVFALVIAIMISEMSKRYIEKEFQKKMLMELEGQRGTESVRSEIDSVEVESLHNSCLSGA